A region from the Corylus avellana chromosome ca7, CavTom2PMs-1.0 genome encodes:
- the LOC132188351 gene encoding uncharacterized protein LOC132188351, whose product MKSEPEYTKSQVTENLETPIKKKKKKHRAPPTPPPLPPVQGKANVKVLHENPQKAPPFVGYFSSGYDPLKDYGGNNSEESHGIGSPRVRVYRSQKWPRRVQMVVSPSPSSVDFVGTNYSGDATIGQRYKYALGVFDKESQSLKIVPVACDRVFRLEPKVRGLDVADEEPESSVKEEIAPQKADKMQALTIRFGTKKSIKEAKKRHSLNQEDNPKTQEVLGERIKEVKIKKEALESTGANITRNVPPYDASATSPQEAYPLDKIILTGEWGFLEDVFELSEVGAKVPPNSYPTFVCNRIHKLQEIQDEADKRTLACIFSYITHLIKYKDQHSMDGVSSAKGHRIPNILSQKFSTMFAPEFKRLSAEKNDLLISYVLVLTLYADEFQTYPSDIAKDLRMSSIKLRVHYEHLGCKPSRQGNLLLFTLPLPLQFPVIRQKRRR is encoded by the exons ATGAAGTCAGAACCAGAATACACCAAATCGCAAGTAACGGAGAACCTGGAGACCccgataaagaaaaagaagaaaaagcacCGAGCCCCACCAACACCACCGCCATTGCCACCGGTCCAAGGCAAAGCCAACGTGAAAGTCCTTCACGAGAACCCACAGAAAGCGCCGCCTTTTGTTGGTTACTTCTCCTCCGGTTATGACCCCCTCAAAGATTACGGCGGGAACAATTCTGAGGAAAGTCATGGTATTGGGTCacctagggttagggtttatcGAAGCCAGAAGTGGCCCAGGAGGGTCCAGATGGTGGTGAGCCCATCTCCTTCTAGTGTGGATTTCGTTGGAACCAACTACTCTGGGGATGCCACGATTGGCCAGCGGTATAAGTACGCGCTTGGGGTGTTTGACAAGGAGAGCCAGAGCTTAAAGATTGTGCCTGTTGCCTGTGACAGG GTATTTAGACTAGAACCTAAAGTCAGAGGGTTAGATGTTGCTGATGAGGAACCTGAAAGCTCAGTGAAGGAAGAAATTGCACCACAGAAGGCTGACAAGATGCAAGCGCTTACTATTCGTTTTGGAACAAAGAAGTCAATAAAGGAGG CAAAAAAGAGGCACTCTTTGAACCAAGAAGATAATCCCAAAACTCAAGAGGTGCTGGGTGAGAGAATCAAAGAAGTAAAGATAAAAAAGGAGGCTCTTGAAAGTACTGGTGCCAATATCACCCGCAATGTTCCACCATATGATGCTTCTGCTACTTCTCCCCAGGAGGCTTACCCACTGGACAAGATCATCCTTACGGGAGAGTGGGGTTTCCTTGAAGATGTTTTTGAGCTTTCGGAAGTGGGAGCAAAAGTACCCCCCAACAGTTACCCAACCTTTGTCTGCAACAGAATCCATAAGTTGCAGGAGATTCAG GATGAGGCAGATAAGAGAACGCTTGCTTGCATATTCTCATACATTACTCACCTTATAAAGTACAAAGATCAGCATTCCATGGATGGTGTTTCCTCTGCAAAGGGCCACAGAATTCCAAACATTCTATCCCAGAAGTTCTCAACAATGTTCGCTCCAGAGTTTAAAAGGCTGTCAGCTGAGAAAAATGATCTTCTCATTAGTTATGTCTTGGTACTTACTCTATATGCTGATGAATTCCAAACCTACCCGTCTGATATCGCAAAGGATCTGAGAATGAGTTCAATAAAATTGAGAGTGCATTATGAGCATTTGGGTTGCAAGCCCTCCCGCCAGGGCAACTTGCTGTTATTTACCCTTCCTTTGCCCCTTCAATTTCCAGTAATAAGGCAGAAGAGGCGACGGTAG
- the LOC132187220 gene encoding uncharacterized protein LOC132187220 isoform X1, translating into MRCRKHHFEGALKAGKEVEAVAIISLWETWIRPHHCALLLLLLVSFCSNSAICMPLSEQVAECVTMNTGLSTDVVDHRNGDYTNIKDAENPQLGMFDKPLPCFGCGIGWFSLLLGFACPLLWYYASILYFRKYYHKDPRERDGLAANTVAAMLCTIAVIITGAVILL; encoded by the exons ATGCGGTGCAGGAAGCATCATTTTGAAG GTGCTTTAAAGGCAGGGAAGGAAGTTGAGGCTGTTGCGATAATTTCTCTCTGGGAGACATGGATCAGA CCGCATCATTGTGCCttgctgctgttgttgttggTTTCTTTTTGCAGCAACTCTGCAATCTGTATGCCTTTATCTGAACAAGTCGCTGAATGTGTTACAATGAACACAGGACTCTCAACAGATGTAGTGGACCACAGAAACGGCGACTATACCAATATTAAAGATGCAGAGAACCCTCAATTGGGAATGTTTGATAAGCCCCTTCCTTGCTTTGGCTGCGGAATTGGATGGTTTTC TCTTTTGCTAGGATTTGCATGCCCGCTGCTGTGGTACTATGCTTCAATTCTTTACTTTAGAAAGTACTATCATAAGGATCCAAGGGAGCGGGATGGACTTGCTGCCAATACAGTTGCT GCTATGCTATGTACAATTGCTGTGATAATAACAGGAGCTGTTATTCTCTTATAG
- the LOC132186992 gene encoding coatomer subunit zeta-1-like yields MARDLCPSVKNILLLDSEGKRVAVKYYSDDWPTNSSKLAFEKSVFTKTLKSNARVEAEISMFENNIVIYKFVQDLHFFVTGGEEENELILATVLQGFFDAVALLLRSNVDKREALENLDLILLCLDEIVDGGIILETDASIIAGKVATHSMDADAPLSEQTITQAWATAREHLTRTLLS; encoded by the exons ATGGCTCGc GATTTGTGCCCTTCTGTAAAAAACATTCTTCTTCTAGATTCCGAAGGGAAGCGTGTCGCAGTCAAGTATTACTCAGATGATTGGCCTACAAATAGTTCAAAATTAGCTTTTGAGAAATCTGTGTTTACTAAGACTCTGAAGTCCAATGCTCGGGTAGAAG CGGAGATATCTATGTTTGAGAACAACATTGTTATCTACAAGTTTGTCCAGGACCTTCACTTCTTTGTGACCggaggtgaagaagaaaatgaactCATCTTAGCCACAGTTCTTCAAGGATTCTTTGATGCAGTTGCCCTTCTCTTGAG GAGCAATGTTGACAAAAGGGAGGCACTTGAGAACTTGGATCTCATTCTTTTATGCCTTGATGAGATTGTTGATGGAGG GATTATACTTGAAACAGATGCCAGCATTATTGCAGGAAAAGTGGCTACTCATAGCATGGATGCTGACGCACCATTGTCTGAGCAA ACTATTACTCAAGCATGGGCTACAGCACGTGAACATTTGACAAGAACCCTTCTTAGTTGA
- the LOC132187038 gene encoding pollen-specific leucine-rich repeat extensin-like protein 1 encodes MEEEEDILPPFWLQNTNNLRPRRRRSSSLFLNSGLLLVLLLVIALFFIFVLLPSFLSFSSQIFRPHLVKKSWDSLNLVLVLFAIACAFLNGNHNNEDRSVSNASQEANKSNPSTPHPWYEYSDRTAGYNTTTNRLRSSSSYPDLRQQSAWVAEDERWRFCDDTHISNYRFPGSDQLHHRQPWQEPQEEDSEMKTNTNTNTIAVDTFDGGREEVSSYSPPRAPSPPFPPPQSTPARPKSVKRMAKRRSYQALGHHEKTENESQPPPPPPPPPAPVFQQAEQKSYGERNEKKRSPGAKRRSYQALEHHEKTENESQPPPPPPPPPPPLFQQAEQKSYGERNEKKRSPGAKRRSYQALGHHEKTENESQPPPPPPPVFQQAEEKSYGERNEKKRSPGAKRRSYQALRHHEKTENESQPPPPPPPPPPPPPVFQQAEEKSYGERNEKKRSPGSSATKDFLISLTGKRKKRRQKSVENLDSILNSQPASSLPLSPPPPPPPLPPPPSSVFHNLFSSKKTKTKKVHSVPPPPPPPPPAPALPPRAKTARKPPLPAKTSSFDENVRSGNESPLIPIPPPPPPFKMPAWKFVEQGDFVRIQSSTSSRSGSPDRLDETDGGDPSTSTPMFCPSPDVDNKADRFIAMFRAKLKLEKMNSIKQKRVPDTHTVGGGAAPS; translated from the coding sequence ATGGAGGAAGAGGAAGACATCCTCCCACCATTTTGGCTGCAGAACACCAACAATCTCCGCCCCCGCCGCCGCCGCTCCTCCTCCCTCTTCCTCAACTCCGGTCTGCTTCTTGTACTCTTGCTGGTCATCGCCCTTTTCTTCATCTTCGTCCTACTcccttcctttctctctttctcctcgCAAATCTTTAGACCCCATCTGGTGAAGAAGAGCTGGGATTCCCTAAATCTAGTCCTTGTTCTTTTCGCCATTGCCTGCGCCTTCCTCAATGGTAACCACAACAACGAAGATCGAAGCGTTTCAAATGCATCGCAAGAGGCTAACAAGTCAAACCCTTCGACACCGCATCCATGGTACGAGTATTCTGATCGGACGGCTGGCTACAACACCACCACAAACAGGTTAAGGAGCAGCAGTTCCTACCCGGATCTACGTCAACAGTCTGCATGGGTGGCTGAAGATGAGCGGTGGCGATTTTGCGACGACACCCACATCAGCAATTACCGCTTTCCGGGCTCGGATCAGCTTCATCACCGCCAGCCATGGCAGGAGCCTCAAGAAGAAGACTCGGAGATGAAGACGAACACGAACACGAACACTATAGCTGTGGATACTTTCGACGGCGGCAGAGAGGAAGTTTCATCATATTCGCCTCCTCGGGCTCCTTCGCCACCGTTTCCGCCGCCACAATCCACGCCGGCGCGGCCGAAGTCGGTTAAGCGCATGGCAAAGAGAAGATCATATCAAGCTCTTGGGCACCACGAAAAGACTGAAAATGAAAGCCAACCTCCGCCTCCGCCTCCGCCTCCACCAGCGCCGGTGTTTCAACAGGCAGAGCAGAAGAGTTACGGCGAAAGGAACGAGAAGAAGAGATCACCAGGAGCAAAGAGAAGATCATATCAAGCTCTTGAGCACCACGAAAAGACTGAAAATGAAAGCCAACCTCCGCCTCCGCCTCCGCCTCCACCGCCGCCGTTGTTTCAACAGGCGGAGCAGAAGAGTTACGGCGAAAGGAACGAGAAGAAGAGATCACCGGGAGCAAAGAGAAGATCATATCAAGCTCTTGGGCACCACGAAAAGACTGAAAATGAAAGCCAACCTCCGCCTCCACCACCGCCGGTGTTTCAACAGGCGGAGGAAAAGAGTTACGGCGAAAGGAACGAGAAGAAGAGATCACCGGGAGCAAAGAGAAGATCATATCAAGCTCTTAGGCACCACGAAAAGACTGAAAATGAAAGCCAACCTCCGCCTCCACCACCGCCTCCGCCTCCACCACCGCCTGTGTTTCAACAGGCGGAGGAAAAGAGTTACGGCGAAAGGAACGAGAAGAAGAGATCACCAGGAAGCTCCGCTACCAAAGATTTCTTGATCTCGTTGACGGGGAAGAGGAAGAAGCGAAGGCAAAAGAGCGTCGAAAACCTCGACTCTATTCTAAATTCTCAACCCGCTTCGTCCCTTCCTTTATCGCCTCCGCCACCTCCTCCGCCGCTGCCTCCTCCGCCTTCTTCAGTCTTTCACAACCTGTTCTCTTCCAAGAAGACGAAGACCAAGAAGGTTCATTCAgttccaccaccaccaccaccaccaccaccagcgCCAGCGCTGCCACCACGAGCTAAGACGGCGCGTAAGCCCCCATTGCCAGCAAAGACAAGCAGTTTCGACGAAAACGTGAGATCCGGGAACGAGTCGCCGCTGATTCCGATACCACCGCCGCCGCCACCATTCAAAATGCCGGCATGGAAGTTCGTGGAGCAAGGCGACTTCGTTAGGATCCAAAGCAGTACTAGTTCGCGTAGCGGTTCTCCAGATCGGTTGGATGAGACGGACGGCGGAGATCCATCGACGTCGACGCCGATGTTCTGTCCGAGCCCCGACGTCGACAACAAAGCCGATCGCTTCATTGCAATGTTTAGAGCAAAGCTCAAATTGGAGAAGATGAATTCTATCAAGCAGAAGCGAGTACCAGATACACACACTGTCGGCGGAGGAGCCGCTCCAAGTTAG
- the LOC132187220 gene encoding large ribosomal subunit protein eL20z-like isoform X2, which produces MDQRLSTDVVDHRNGDYTNIKDAENPQLGMFDKPLPCFGCGIGWFSLLLGFACPLLWYYASILYFRKYYHKDPRERDGLAANTVAAMLCTIAVIITGAVILL; this is translated from the exons ATGGATCAGA GACTCTCAACAGATGTAGTGGACCACAGAAACGGCGACTATACCAATATTAAAGATGCAGAGAACCCTCAATTGGGAATGTTTGATAAGCCCCTTCCTTGCTTTGGCTGCGGAATTGGATGGTTTTC TCTTTTGCTAGGATTTGCATGCCCGCTGCTGTGGTACTATGCTTCAATTCTTTACTTTAGAAAGTACTATCATAAGGATCCAAGGGAGCGGGATGGACTTGCTGCCAATACAGTTGCT GCTATGCTATGTACAATTGCTGTGATAATAACAGGAGCTGTTATTCTCTTATAG